The Ziziphus jujuba cultivar Dongzao chromosome 12, ASM3175591v1 sequence AAATAGATGACTAAGTGACCATACCCTTTATACAGTTCAGCTTTCACTATCGTAGAACAAAAACAGAGAAGAAAGTCTAAAATATGTAGTTGCTTTGAAGCtacctttgttttttattttaatattaaaaaaaaaaaattctttggcAAAAGCATTATTAAtctgttttttagttttttattctgAAAAAATGTTTTCCATTTGCAGCAATAGTTGGAGCTTGTGACCATTTGAACTTGTAGGTAATGCttaagacaaaataataaaaagtgatGTTGGGACCAAGAGAGCCATAATAGATACAAGTATGTCCAAATCTATATTGCTTTGCTTTGCTTGCCCGACTCGTACTGCTTAGAAAATAATCTAATTTGAGATTAGCTAATTCAATCGATATTATTCCGTTTCAACTCAGTTTTCACCTCCTGATAGCAGCACCAAATCAATAATTCTTCTCCCCTTTTGCTCGGATAATAATGGTACTTCTGGAAAGAATTAGCCTCTTAGACATCTAACTTCGAAACAAGAGAGAGTTAAACCaggaatttcacaaaataaaaagggGCTCGAccaattttaacatattttttccTCCACTCTGCCAATCCCTTTCTTCAATTGATTTTGATGATCTCTTAAATGTTTACCTATCCTCTTATTTTTCACTTtagaatgaatatatatatatatataatttttttaattatacatGTTAGATATTATAATATAAGCGTTTAACAGTAGACAACATATTatctgataaaaataaaataacatattattcgataaaaattaaaaaaaaaattataacataaacGTCTAACATCAGATAACATATTGTGCATAACATAAGCGTTTAACATTAGACAATATATTGTCtgataaaaataagataatatattattcgatacaaattcaaaaaaaatcataacataaGCATCTAACATAAGataacatattatttgataaaaacaagataacatataatttgataaaaattcaaaaaaacatataaaataagaaggaaaaaaaccttatttttttgcttcttaCATAGAATAGCAGAACCCATCAGATTCAGAGTGGTAGTGCAAACTAATTATCATAGAAACCCACAAGTAATTTAAACTTGTAAGCTACATTTTACTGATTTCTTGTCTTCTTTTACATCCGAAGTCAACACTACAGATATACAAATTATTGGCTTATGTTTAtacaattttctttccttttcttaaaCTTTGAAATGTAAACCATGATCtaccaaaagaagaaaagcgatttttttccctccattttattttgtttcctttattttgtatataagaGAACATGTCACACCTAACTAAGTTACTATGTCAAAACTTCAACTATGTAAGTCTATATAAAAATCTTTGTGAGTATACCATATTTAAATAGTATGTTAACCACcccttgaaaaagaaaattgtatgcTAATCAAGAACTACCAAGACTTCCCTGCCTTGCCAGTCAAAAGAACGACTCACTTCCCTGCCTTGCCAGTCAAAAGAACGACTCCAAAATTGTTCGTTTAATGATAGAAAAGGTGGGctatatgataatatattttattttaatatgcgGACCAAATGATGAGTCTATACACTATAGTATTATTCAATGATGAGTCAATTGTACTATTTTGACAAAAGTTGGAGATTAAATCCATGAGGGAGAAAAAAATGAAGGAGAATAGAAACTCATATAGTTTAAGGGAAGAAAAAATCTAACATTTGATACATAAAACTCTCAACTTATTGGGCataattttttaccaaaaaaaaaaaaaaaacaattaatgatatgttttattttgaccaattaacaaaaaaatatagttCTTTAACTTACCATACTGTTTAGATATGTCTGAAACTGCTTGGACTTTAATACTAATTGATTTATTTCCCTTATTGGTCCTCGttaaactataaattataatacACATAAATGGATGCTACAATGGGCAAATTTCATTACTAGCCGATTTTATGTTCATGGAGTCCGAAGAGAATTTTTGTACATTGCAAGAAGATTCTATATAATACACACTACAAGAGGCATTACAGGTCCAAATTAACCACAACAAATTTTCCCTCGGAACAAACACATATACATCTCTTAAGCCCCCCTGCCTTTcttaattaaaactttcttaTCAATCCCAGATTCAAATATCTCTGTCTTCCTCACTTGGGTGTGAAAGCCTGAAATAAAAAACCACCATAAATAAACTTTAATTAgcaccatatatattataattaaaaaacaaaattaagaaattgatTGGACGTACAGCGAAAACGGTAGCATGGCCAGGATCAGCAAGGTGAGCAAAAAGGTTATCAATTGGGCCAGTGCCAGTGTAAATATGTTGGAACCAAGCACCCATCACAGCCAACATAGCCAAACGCCCATTCTTGATCTCCTTGGTCCTCAACTCCTTGATCTTCTCGGGAGAACCGGTTCCCCAACCAAGCGGGTCGAACCAGAGCCCACCTGGGTATCCAACATCTGTTCCGGTGAGCTTGTTGTTTGGGAAGATCGGGTCGGTGTTGACGCTTCCGGGCTTGAGAATATCTGCCCATCGTCTACCCTCAGCCCAGCCGATGAAAATGAGCTCCACTACGAAAAGTGTGGTTGTGTCTGTGAAATATTCAAGCTCTCCGGCTGAGTACCATGATGGGGTGTTTAGGATTCCGATCTTCGTCAAGAATTCGGGGATGAAGATTCCGGCGGCACCCAACATTGCCCACCGGCAGTGCACAAGCTCTGCTTGCACGTTCCATCTTAGGCTTTCGGGGTCGGATgctattaaaacaataatagtcaaaattttaaataattaaccaTACAAAACAATTTTCATTTGTATTCATGCATTTATATTTAATCCACCAGCTCTTTCAATACCAAAATCATACACGCCTTTTAAAGttcaccataaaataaaattatatacatatatatatatatatatacactaaacattgttatataaatttttattttattttattttattttatttttggttttttcatttACTTACAAAGGCCAAGAGGATCAAAACCAAAGTCTCCTGGAAGGCTGCATATAACAAAGTAAAAACATAAGATTTTGGCATAAAttgtcaaaatatatttattgtacGCAAAAAGAGAGTGGGTGATTAAGAAGATAAAATATGTCTATCATACCTTCCATCAAGCCATGGGGGAGGAGTGCTGCCTGGGAACCATAGTGGCCTATCAGGATCCGCTGCAGCACAAACAGTCACAGAACTTGACCTGGTCTGTGCTGTGTAGTTCCTAACTCTCAATTTCTTCCCACCAAGAAAAGCACCCTTTGTTGCACCCAAACTAGTCAAAGTCTTCTGAGAGCTGCAACATATATtttacattatatatttataattggaCGATTTCCTCTACCTACATTTTCGAGCCAGCTCATGCACATTCAAATTCAACGGTTTCAATGACCAGTTATTTCTTATTAAATCATAAGGGTTTTGGGAAAACCATCATATATTTAGCGGATCATATCTTATGAATGATCAAGTCTACGTTTTAATAACTAACAGAGTCATATtagacccccaaaaaaaaaaaaaaaaaaaaatacaacttgaaaaagatgaataataaagtattatatatttttagaactGTGAACTTTCCATGAAAAGAACAGATGCGCaattctttaaatatttatttattttttttttttttcctttcaatgaTAGAATGCACAAGTTTTTATGATTCATGGGTAGGGGTAAACTTACCTGGGAGAAGAAATGGCCACAGCTGCAATAGCAGAAGAAGCACAAACGGAAGCCATTTTTTCAGTGTTTAAACCCAAAACTTTGTGAAAAAATGGAGTTTGTATTTGATTGGATTGGTGAGGTAGAAGAAGCGATGGCTAACGATGTAAATCGGTCAATGTATGAATAAGCTTATCTTAGAGGATAGGAGGTGGATGGGTGATTGGTTTCTGGGTTGCCATGTGGCATGGAGAATCTAATACATAGCCCAATCACCTCCAATTCTCTGGCCTACCTGGAATAATCAAAACCAAGTGGCTCATATTACAAGCCCGTGTGACACACAGATATCTGAGAATCCATTGCAAACCAATTCTAGGCCATGTCATTATGGGTCCCATTGACATCTATAAATGGGTTCCCATTGGTCCACTTTGATCTGGTTTCTACCTTCAcataaaagcaaacaaaaaatcaccacaTATCTAGTTTTTTTGGGGACCCACTCTTGGATTTCAATCTGTTTCTCAGCCTCCCTACCAAAGTTTTACTGGACGTAAACCTAATTAACAAAGattgaaatttaattaacaaGGATTGAAATTTCATGGTTTGTGGTAGATAATAAAGACAATTTTTCTAAACCCACCATAATGAAACTAATTACACCCACATTATCagaattattacaaaaaaaaaaaaattaaaaaattaaaaaaaggaaaaaggaaaaaggcatCCTGATATCATGAAGTGGGAAAAGATTATAATGTTCCAGTGTATTTTGCAATCGTGCGTTCACGTGCTTTTGTTATGTGACCATGATGTATTAGGTTGGGTTCCATCAAGGTCGATCCATCCATTTCACCAAGAAATATTAAAGTGTTGGGCCGCAGCCCAATAGGCGGTATGGCCATTTCAGTTCATTACAGATCcagatttctttttaaaaacaagGCCAGTAcgatataaataaaatctaaactCAACAATTatcgaacaaaaaaaaaaaaaaaaaggtataaacTGGTCTCAGAATTTTCTAACATAGACATCAGCATATTTAAAGTGTGCTTTTTTGCCGGGGAACAATGCCTTTCAGTTTCCAACCTactatttttaacataaaaattttatttagaactGTTGAGCTgcagtaaaaagaaaaaagatatacaaaaaacaaaaaagaagaaatgaaaGAATATTAAAAGAATCGAAAAGCAACTAAAGTCCCAAAACTAGTTAAATTGGATTCCCTTCGCGCGGTACAAAAATTAATGAAGATACCATTTTCACATAGATTCTAGAGCttatatcttttcttttctaatttatatatatatccattttgcagctaaaaaaaaaaaaaaggatcaaagATAAAGAAGTGTTTGTTGCAaatataaatacttttttttaaaaataaataaataaaatgtactaTAAAAAGAAGACAAATTAACTTTGTTTTCGGAATGGTAAAATACATCTAAACTTTCATGATAATAAATTCATGAACTTGCCAATTGTATATAGATGATTGGTACAATTAGCTAAAGTTTAGGTCAACGAATAAAATGTAAGAGCCATGCATAACATActaattcttaaaatatttattggacaacaacaataatacatataaatgcatataataattaataagtagaacttttcttttattagaaaaaatttaataactagAAGTTTACTGGAAATATATACTTGCAATTACCATTGGAATAAGGAAAATATAACatattatcccaaaaaaaaaatatatatttacctttacactaaaaaacacaaaaataatatgGGTAATCgtgaagaaaaagataaactcGCCAACCCCACAGTATGGAATTAACATCTGAGCAACACATACCTTCAAGTTGGTTCTTAATTATCTACAAGCCAGGTGTCGTGGACAAAATTATAACCCTTCGTTTGTGCTTCTCTGATATCAGATATAGAGAAAGTTGAGGCCCACCATCTCACATTGTATGTCCCCGTTTCTCTACTTGCAAACAATATGGGAAAACAAACACAATCTCTGTCATTAGTTTGTATtcgaaattatattatatataaaaaaattaaaataaaatgcttaaaatatataattaagggGGGATCTAAGACCTGTAAACCACCAAGCAGACAGTTAAAATGATTAAGATTTTGAGAATGTAaggtagaaaaaataaaagattattattattttaaaaaattaaagattaggGTTTACTGAAACAAAATAGATAATTAGCCAGGATTCGGTCACGTGAATAAGCACcgaaatgagagagagagattttattAGGTTGGTGGGAAAACAAAACCGTTTAAGGAAGCAAAACGATGCGAATTAACTAAGAAGGCATAGAAATTAGTCCTGTGTAATATATATGCAATGAGTAGTGAGAGTGTTTGAGGTCTACCAACAAAATGAGAGTCTGTTTGATAGTACTTGGCAAATAATCCtcttaatataaaaaagaacatcattatattattaatgtttttattttctttcttctccaaatttaattttatatgtacaacTTTGGATTCCTTATAATATAGATTTCGTTCATGCAAGCATGTGCTTGCTATTACTACTGCAATTATGTCTCTCAAGAATTATTATAGCATCAAACAGTTTTATCTCTTAATTATGTCCAACTCCAATAATAACCTAAAAAACCAAGTAGTGCTACTGCTGGACCATACCCTATATATCTAAATATGCATGTGTGGGGTCAGTAAGTTTACCATACAATCTTAGCTCTTTAtggtcatttaaaaaaaaaaaaaaaaaattcagatatcCTAAGTTGCGGAGTCAACAAGCGAAAGAACGCAGTCCTTGGCATCATTGACTTGTGAAATTGGAAAGAGGAACaagttatgattttatttaggtttttctttttgaattttttttttaattttttctgaaAGTACTAAATTATGAAACATTTGGGTGTTATAATGAATAATTACAATCTCACACAAAAACTCCAAAAAAGCTAATATTATGGTGTCGGATTCTCCATCAATCGGGTCCACCTAAGAATTATGATAGTGTTTTGTGAGTTTTATGTTCACAGAGTTGATGATATAGTCACATGGAGGTAGGGTTATATTGCCCATATATTAGGATGCCAATAATGATCAAACTTAGGTGTTGGGGAGTACATTTCAAGAATTGTAGAATTTgggctttttattttatattttccaaTTTGCTGATTGATTTCCGAAAATCTTTTTTCTACCGTGGAGGCAAAAAAGGTACCCTTTTGCTAGCCCTAACCACTACCTAATTGTTTCAAGAATATTGgattttctactttttcttGACACAATTAATTTGATGCCCATTAAGCCTTACAGCACAGCACCCACTGGCATATTTGTGTATGGGATACAGATTTAGAATCGAAAGTTGGTTTGAATGGCTTTCATTTCATAATTATGTTCACTTTCTTTAATTTCATCATAATAAAGTACATTTAATATAATCATAGATAAATATGCCCGATGGtttcattttaaaaagtattaattGCAAAATTCATTCAGCACGTAATAATTCTGAATTCGAATGAtaccttaattttaaaaaaacaaaatgaagtgcaaaattataaatatccaGAGGAAACTatgtcataattttttaaaatttagattttaaaaatcataaataattttgtatacaCGAACAAACAGGACTAGACAATTCTTTAGTTAACTTAGTTCAACTAGTTATAAACGCCTATCTAATAAAACCTCGCCGCTATATTACCTTGAAGCTTTTGTCGTTACGAACTCAAGCACTATTCCTAATTTAAATAGTTGTTGGTGAATCCTTGCATGCATTCTgccgctctctctctctctctctctctctctctctctctctctctctctctctctctctctctgtgtatatatatatatatatggttttttttttttaattgaatttttttttttttatgataggaTTTTTTATGTTACAGTAGGAGGGGGAGTAGGTTTTGATGGAGTAAACTGTATTATAAGATTATATACATGTAAATAGTATATATTAATCACTCCAATATTACAACTGAAAAATATTGACaaataatatgttaaaaatttattggttaTAGTTCGTTAAACATAACATAGATTGACTGACTTTTTGAGATGACAGAGGTTTACAAGAAGTCAAAAGATTAAACTGTGACATATATTACAGGGAGATAGAAGAGCAGCTTGGATAGGTTTATAAGTTTGAACTGAATTATACATGTATTTGATTAATatagattatattattaaataattaaaaaaatattaaaatatccaaCCGTTAGATTTTACTTTTGAATTTACAATAATGACAATCACAGAATTGGACACAATATGATTGCCCGTCTGACAAGAATTATGTGCTAATCATTTAACCCCAAACAATATCATGAAGGCTGTTTACTAATTACTATAAGCCTTCAAAATgctttgattaatttctttttcattttccccCTAGCATTGCAACATTAAACCCATCTAGCCCCTTATGTGGGAATTAAGTGTTTCTTAAATCCACAATGCAAACCAAGGGATATATTCTGTTCCTCTAAAGGCTTACTAACTCATACTATGTCGAGCCTAATTAacacataatatatacatatatatacacacacatatacacatatataataaaatgtctTTCGTTTTACTCATGCCCCGTACAATAATTAAACCATTTTctataactttaaaattttcttttaattttctaattttatgcCATGTACAATCAAAAAATGCTTTAGTAAACTTACTACGTTTTTTATCTTCACCCACTCTCATGTCATTATGGTCAGCATCTGGCTATATATTccaatctttttattattattaccatttatttatttttttatttttattttttgagtacCAAACATTCGACCAACCAAATCAAGACTGTTTAATGGAGAAAAATTAGGAAGATATAATTAATCAGCACATTTGAATACTCTTAATCATTTCTTCCCCCACTATATGACTCAACTAGTCCATGACTTATCattctaaaaaacaaaaaattaagtaGATCAAACAGAAAACGATCTACCACGAAAACAAAtataccccaaaacaattaAGAGTCATAatcttttatcaaaattagaCACCGACCAAACAtcagtatttttgtttttattataaacCCATTGATTCAGCTAAATTACTTGTTATGCATATAATACTCCACCAAATCCGAGCCTTCTCTTTCAGCACAGGAAGAATATACGCCATGTCGGTTTTTAGGACGGCCATATTCCTCATCATCACGTTGGCAGTCAACttcatattatttttgctaTGATTGTTTGTATTATTTTTGATAGCGAACGGTCTTATATATGCCAAAAGGTACTTACTTTGGagattagtttttatttatacaaattAATTTGTCATAAAGATTAAAATAAGAATCAAGCAAATGGTAGATAAAACGCAGCTCTCAACCGTGACGTGCGTACGTCCAAGGTGCATGTATATATTGCAGATACGACTGAAGTTGAAAGACCGTAATAGccgaaataaattatataagaatgaaaatgGTTTACACTTTTCGTTGTAAAATTATAATGGAAAAGTTAACCCTGTGTTGCCATTCGTTTGGAGAGACTTTGGGGTATTCTGctctttattaaattgatttttcttttttgtttttaagttcaagttttggAAACTTAAGGCTATCTGACGTGGGGTTTCgaattaaattttatacaaatttaattaattgacaatttaatatttaatatataagaaAGCTATGTTTTCAATCATTGATAGATCTATGCTCATTTTATTACTACTAGTTCTAGAAGCTGTTACatcaaaatcaatataaaaaaacatttcaataaatatatatttctgaGGAAACTCTTAATCTTGCAAGCAATATTAACATTAATTTATCTTAATTAACATAATCTCTTAGGTTGGGATTTGACTAAgctgtatgtatataaatatatttatatatatatatatatatatatatatatacatatatatatatatgatgaagtTTAGATATTCCATCAATGTGATGTAAGTGAAACAAGTAAAGTAATACAAGGATTTCGATCAGCGTTGTTTGCTTGCATCTCTTTTATCTGTTGGGATGTGGCATGCGGCCGTAATgttgttttttatattcaagattTGTTCCGAGTCTATTTCAGTCTTATCTCATCCCTCTATcttctaaatttaaatttaaaagcattt is a genomic window containing:
- the LOC107410137 gene encoding chlorophyll a-b binding protein 7, chloroplastic; the protein is MASVCASSAIAAVAISSPSSQKTLTSLGATKGAFLGGKKLRVRNYTAQTRSSSVTVCAAADPDRPLWFPGSTPPPWLDGSLPGDFGFDPLGLSSDPESLRWNVQAELVHCRWAMLGAAGIFIPEFLTKIGILNTPSWYSAGELEYFTDTTTLFVVELIFIGWAEGRRWADILKPGSVNTDPIFPNNKLTGTDVGYPGGLWFDPLGWGTGSPEKIKELRTKEIKNGRLAMLAVMGAWFQHIYTGTGPIDNLFAHLADPGHATVFAAFTPK